From the Glutamicibacter halophytocola genome, the window AACTCACACCAAGAACTATCAAAGCAAGTACATTGGAGGTAAGGGAAATCACACCCATGTTGATCTGAGGTTATGAAGGAGCGATTCAGATGAGTGACGAAGCGCCAGTCGCAGCAGAAAAGATCGAAGGAATTGTTGTCGGTGTTGACGGTTCGCAGCAAAGCAAGTGCGCGTTGCGCTGGGCCGAACGCGAGGCGGTGCGCCGCGGCAGCGTGCTGAATATCGTTTCCGCCTACACCATCCCGGTCTTTGCCGCATCCTCCATGGATGCCGGCTATTCGACCCTGGATGATGACCTGATTCGCGGTGGCGCCGAAGAAATCGTGCGCCAGGCGCGGATCGACCTTGAAGGCAGTGCGGCGCAGATCCGCACGTACATCGAGTCGGGGGACCCGGCCGGGGTGCTCCTGGATTTGAGCCAGGACGCCGAGCTGGTCGTGGTCGGCACCCGTGGACGTGGCGGTTTTGTGGGCCGCCTGCTCGGCTCGGTGTCCTCGGCCCTGCCAGCCCACTCCAAGTGCCCGACCGTGGTCGTGCCCTTGTGCATGTCCAAGGAGCAGGACGCCACCGGAGATGTGGCCGCTGATCGCAAGTGCATTGTGGTTGGCGTGGATGGTTCTGACCGGGCGCGCTCCGCGGTGCTCGCGGCCGCTGACGCGGCGATGGCCAGCGACCTGACGCTGCGCCTGATCTGCGCGGTGCCACCGGTGGGTGCGGCGCTGGCATGGATGCCGGCGACCATTGACCAGGAAGCGGTGCTCGAAGATGTCCGCTATCAGATGGGCGTGGGCACGAAGTGGCTGCGTTCGCACTACCCTGAGCTGAAGATGGAAACCGACGTGGTCTCCGGGCCTCCGGTCGAGGTGCTGATCCGCGAGTCCGAGCATGCGGTGTTGACCGTGACCGGTTCGCGAGGCCGCGGTGGATTCACCGGCATGCTGCTGGGGTCCACTTCGCAGGGCGTGCTGCACCACTCCAAGGGCCCGGTCATGGTGGTTCCCGATTCCGAGGATCCACGGCTGGAAGATCGCAAGAACTTCGATACCCGAGCCCAGGATCAGTAGCCGCGGCCACTGCAGTAGGCGAATAGCAGAAGGCCACGCACCCGATGGGTGCGTGGCCTTCTGCTGTTCGGCGGCTGCTTCTAGTAGCGAGCTGCCTTTGAGTACAGGTTGTTGACCCAGCTCAATGGCGTCACCGAAATGCCGACACTTGGGTTGCGGGCGTGGACGACATTGCCGTTGCCGATGTAGATGGCTACGTGGTAGAACGAGGATCCGCCGTTGGAGGAGGAGAACACCAGGTCGCCCGGGCGCAGGTTGCTCAGCGACACGTACTGCGGTGCGCTGAAGAACTGCTGGGTCGAGGTGCGTGGCAGGCTGATGCCCGACTGGCCGAAGGCACGCTGCGAGAAGCTCGAGCAGTCAAAGGCGTTAGGGCCGTTGCCGCCGTAGACGTAGTACTTGCTTGGGTCGTCAGCGGTCTTCAAGGCCCAGGCGATGGCAGCCGAGTAGCTGCGGCCAGTGTCCGGTTCCGGCTGTGGCTCCGCGGTCTTGGTTGGCTCAGGCTTAGGGGTCGGCTTTGGCGTTGGCGTTGGAGTCGGCTTGGGCTCCGCGGTCTTGGTTGGCTTTGGCTCAGGCTTCGGAGTTGGCTTAGGCTCAGCCGTTTTGGTCGGCTTTGGCTCCGCGGTCTTGGTCGGCTTGGGCTCAGGCTTCGGAGTCGGCTCCGCCGTCTTGGTTGGCTTCGGCTCAGCCGTCTTGGTTGGTTCCGGCTTCGGCTCAGCAGTCTTGGTTGGCTTCGGCTCAGCCGTCTTGGTTGGTTCCGGCTTCGGCTCAGCAGTCTTGGTTGGCTCGGCCTTTGGAGGCTTTGGCACGGCCGTTGGAGTCAGGGTTTCGAGCTCAACTGCTTTTGGCTTGATCGTTGGCTCATCGTCGGACTCGGTAGGTTCCAGTTCCTGGGGCTCAGCTACTGCCAGTGGCTTAATTGCCGCAGGCTTTTCTTCAGGAACCTCGGTGGTGTCTTCGGTAGCGATGGCCTCTTCGAGGGCTGCTTCCTGTTCCTGGGCTTCCTTCTTCTCTACTGCCTTGCGAACTTCAGCTTCTTCCTTCTGCTGCAAGGTGGCAAGGTGGCCGATGAGTTCATTGCGGAGCTTCTTCTCTGGCTCCACGGCTGATTCGTAGGTGTTGAGGGTGCTGTTGGCGGTGGCTGCAGCCGAGTCGTAGTTGGCTGCGGCATCTTCGGCTGCGCTCTGGGCCGCGTCAGCGTATTCCTGCCAGGCCGAAACCAGTGCTTCTGCCTCGGAGGCGGTGTTGACCGACTGGACCTGCTGTTCGCTCAGTGCATCGATGGTGGCGGCCTTGTAGAAGAGGTCGCCTTCCTTGTTGTCATCCAGCAGGAGGCCCAAGGTGGAGGTGCCAGCGCCATTGCGGTAAATGTCCGAGGCGATAGCGCCCAGGTCCTTGCGGCTCTGAGCTAGGTAGGTCTTTGCATAATCGAGCTGCTTGACGGCCTTCTCGGCTTCGGCGGTGCGCTGGTCGCGCTCTTCGCCAGCGGACAGCAGGGATTCCTGCGCCTCGGCAGCTTCGGTTTCAACCCGCTGCAGTTCAGCGCGGCTTGAAGCCAGGGAAGCCTCGATGCGGGCGATCATGGCGTTTGTGGAGTCTTTGCTCTTCTTGGCCTCTTGGATTTCTGCATCCGTGGGCAGAGCCGAAGTGCTTGGTGCAGCTGCGATGGAGACAGATGCTGGGAACGTAGCTGGAGTGGATGCGGACGCGGGCAAGGCACCTGCAAGGCAGGATGCTGCTAAGGCCAGTGTGCTAGCAGCGACACCGAGCGTGTGGCGAGTAGCCATATCGTTCCTCACTAAGTTCATGGATGACAGGGAGCGTTCAAACCGTGACTTCCTGAGGAGGAAAGGTCACGAATAGGACAAGGCTCCAAATAGCACATTAGGCCAACTGCAACATCCTTGGCAACACTGTTCACATCAGTCACATGAATCCCAAACGTGTAATTCACTTGCGGTTATGGGGTGTGATCTGCGGGAACGCAGGACATTGCGGGCAGATTTTCCTGAAAGAAACCTTGGAAATTTTTTTGGAGGCGTGCAGGGAAGTGTTATCTGAGCGCTCTCATCATGAAGCTTCGGTAACGCTGTGGATGCACTAAAAGAGCTGGGGCAAAGCTGATCCGAATTCCGCCACCAAAAAACTGCCTTTAAAAGGGAGCGTTCTCGGGGAGCTCAAAACCGTGTTCTCCGAAGATTGGGGAAGGGGCGATCTTGCGCGGGAAGATCCAATGTGTTCTGGCTCTCTTTGGAACCCCTTCTGGCCACCGGATTCAGGAAAATTTGTGAGGCAGATCTCAAAAGAAGTTTTAGCGGATTTGGGCTCAAGACCACCCCAAAGCATGCAATCTGTGGTCGTCGATTCCGAAGTGGTGGGCCACCTCGTGCATGACCGTGACGCCTATTTCGCGAACGACATCTTCCCGGGTTTTGCAGGCTCGAAGAGTCGGATTTTTGAAGATCGTGATCTGGTCGGGAAGCGCGCCTGCGCTCCAGCCTAGATCCCTTTCGGTGAGAGCGACACCCTCGTATTGCCCCAGAATTTCAAGGTTTTTTGGTTCGCCTGGACGAGGGGAGTATTCGTCTTCGATAAAGAAAATGACGTTATCCATCATGGCGAAAGCTGCCTTTGGAATGGCATCGATCGCCTGCTCAACCAGCTGCTCGAACTCGTCATCACTCATCTCTAAAGCCATGTTTTCAGCCTAGTTGCGAACCTCGGAATTGGCATCGAAAAAATGCCCCGGGAGCCGATTTTGCGAAATCAAAAAACCCCACGTATAGTTATTGGAGTCCGCTACGGAGACGCAAGAAACCGAAGCGACTTAGGCCCCCATCGTCTAGCGGCCTAGGACACCGCCCTTTCACGGCGGCGGCACGGGTTCGAATCCCGTTGGGGGTACAAACAACTAATTCATTAGTTGTCAGATGGATAAAATCCATTGGCTTGCGAAAGCAAGGCCCTGTAGCGCAGTTGGTTAGCGCGCCGCCCTGTCACGGCGGAGGTCGCGGGTTCAAGTCCCGTCAGGGTCGCTCGATTTACTAATCTATTAGTAAATTTGGTGTCCACTTAGTGGTACCAGGCTCTGTAGCTCAGTTGGTAGAGCGTTCGACTGAAAATCGAAAGGTCACCGGATCGACGCCGGTCGGAGCCACGCAGGCCCTCGGTTTACCGAGGGTTTTACTGTGTGTATTGAAAGTAATTCAAAACACTAGGCCCTGTAGCGCAGTTGGTTAGCGCGCCGCCCTGTCACGGCGGAGGTCGCGGGTTCAAGTCCCGTCAGGGTCGCCAATAAACAGATGCTCCGGTTTTCCGGGGCATTTGCTGTATCTGGGGCCTGTTAGTTGGCGCGCCCCAGATGGCGTGGACCGATCCAGCGGTTGCTCAGCCGGCGATAGGCCGCAGCGGCTCCAGTCATATCCCCGTCATCCAATGCCTGCAAGCCGTCCAGGAGATCGCTGGCTGAATCGTCGGGCCAAACTATTTCAGCCAGCAGCCCGTAGTCCAGCTCAATCACTGCACGGCTATCAAAGGACTCCAGCCAGCTGCCCAGGGCGCCCAGCTCCTCGAAGAGCTGCGACTGCGGCGCGTGGGCCACCAGGGTCTGGACTGCCCACGCCAGTCGTTCCACTGCCTGATCGAAGCCAATGTACATGCGCACGGTCTTCAGGCGGTCGCCCTCATGGATCACTTCGTGCTCGTCTTCTTCGCGGAACAGGGCGAACCAGCTCAGTGGAATGCCCCATGAGGACGTGCGGGTGTGAAGGTGCGTCAGATCTCCTGCGAGCCGGTCGGGATTAACGCGCTGTGCATTAGCCTGCCGGGAAGCTGGAGGAACGAGAAGGTCGAAAACCTCAGGCCGGATGGCTTCTTCAGCCTGTTCGGCCGCTAGCAGGCTGCGAGCCTGCAACTGCCCTGGGCAGTAGCGGGTGTGCTCCGTGCCCTGGTAGTCCAGGGTCTTGATGGCCCGGAAGAATTCTGGCTCATTGTGGGGGAAGGGGTCGGAAACACTGCGCAGGGAGCGCTGCCAAAGGCGTTCGTTCTCAAACTCGTCCCATTGCTGGGCGGTCCGCTGTGGCGTGCGCAGAATGATTGACTGGGCCCAGTCTTCAAAGGTGTCCAGCGGTTCATAAACACGAAGGTGCGCCGTGGCCGAAGTGAGCTCATTGGTGGGCCCAGTCAATTTAGAAGTCATGGTCAGTCCGAGAGCTCCACGATCACCGGCGCGTGGTCGCTAGCGCCCTTGCCCTTGCGTTCCTCGCGGTCAATGCTTGCCGCGGTGACTCGTGCGGTGAGCGCTGGGGAGGTCAAGGAGAAGTCAATGCGCATGCCTTCGCCCTTGGGGAAGCGCAGCTGGGTGTAATCCCAGTAGGTGTACTGGCCCTCGGTGTAGCCGCGAACGACGTCGCTGAAGCCCAGATCCTCAAAAGCGGTGAACGCCGCGCGCTCGGGAGCTGAAACGTGCGTGAGCTTGTTTTCCAGGAAGAAATCAATGTCCCAGACATCTTCATCCTTCGGTGCGATATTCCAGTCGCCCATCAGGGCGATCTGGGCCTCCGGGTTCTCGGCCAGCCATTGCCCGGAGCGTTCCTTGAGCTCGTTGAGCCAATTCAGCTTGTAGGCCATGTGCTCATCGTCCAGGGCCCGGCCGTTGGGCACGTACAAGCTCCAGATGCGAATGCCGCCGCAGGTCGCGGCCAGGGCGCGCGGCTCCTGGATCGGGTTCTTGCCGCCCTTGCCGAATTCAGGCTGGCCCGGGAAGGTGCGCTGCACATCTTCAAGGCCTACGCGTGACGCGATGGCCACGCCGTTCCATTGGTTAACGCCAAAGTGCGCTACCTCGTAGTCATTGTTCTCGAACAATTCCCACGGAAAATTCTCGTCTTTGCATTTCGTTTCCTGGATAGCCAGGACATCTACGTCGGTGCGTCGCAGCCAGTCCTCAACGCGGTCGGCGCGGGCTCGCAGCGAGTTCACATTCCAAGTTGCAATCTTCACAAGTTCAACCTATCAAGTTTGCTGACCTGTGCCACTTCAATTTACTTGGAAGTCCGAGTATATTCGAGTGCAGAAGGTGACGCCAATCACTCCAAGGAGGCAATGTTGCCTGAAATCCTGACGGAACGTCGCGGCCACTTAGGCCTCATCACGCTTAACCGACCCAAAGCACTCAACGCTTTGAATACTCAAATGTGCCAGATTTTTCTTGATGCTTTGCTCGGTTGGCGCGATGACCCCGATATAAGCCAGGTCGCCGTCCAGGGCTCGGGGGAGCGCGGGCTATGCGCCGGTGGCGACATTGTCGCCATATACCAGGACATCAAGGAGCGCACCGGATCATCCGAGAACTTCTGGCGCATCGAATACCAGCTCAACGTCTTGATCAATGAGTATCCCAAGCCCTACATTGCCTTGATGGACGGCATCGTGCTCGGTGGAGGAATCGGCATCTCTGCGCACGGAAGCCATCGAATTGTTACCAATGCCAGCAAGTGCGGCATGCCGGAAGTCGGCATCGGGTTCTTCCCTGACGTTGGCGGAACACATCTGCTGGGCAAGGCTCCGCGAGCAGCGGGACGGCTGGCCGCATTGACCGGAACTAAATTTGGCGCGGCCGATGCCATCCTCCTTGGGCTGGCTGACAACTATGTGCCGCAGGAAAAACTGCCGTCGTTGCTGGCAGCGCTGGAAACCGAGGCTGCCCAAAGCGCTATCGGGCGCTATGCGGAAAGGCCGCCCCAGGGCTTCATGCACGAGCCGTGGGTGCAGGCCTTTGACGAGGACAATCTCCGCGCGGTGCTTCTGTCGCTGCAAAACAGCGATGCACCTCGAGCACATGAGATGGCCGAAGCACTTCGTGCTGCTTGCCCTAGTTCAGTGCGGCTGACCAGTGAACTCATGCGGCAGGCCGGCAATGATCTGCGCACGGATCTCAAGCGGGAATTCCGGGCGGCATTGCATCGCCTGGACGACCCGGACTTCGCAGAAGGCATCCGGGCCGCGGTGATCGATAAAGATCGTACGCCGCACTGGGCGGAATCTCTGCCCGGGATGAGCCATGAACAACGAACCGAACGGCACCTCGGCCCGCTTCCGGGTGCCGAACTGAACTACGCCTTGCTGGGTGCAAGCCGAGGAGAAAAGAGCGCATCATGAGCGACAAGCCAGTCATCGGCTTTTTGGGCCTGGGCCATATGGGTTTGCCCATGGCCATCAACCTGCATCGTGCCGGCTATCAGCTGAAGGGATTCGACGTGGTTCCTGCGGCGGTGCAGGCCGCGCAGGATGCCGGGATCGAAACCGTGGGCAGCGGCGCTGAAGCCGCTGTTGACGTTGACATAGTGCTGACCATGTTCCCTTCCGGGCAGCATGTTCTTGACGCCTATGCGCAGTATCTTTTGAAAAGCGCCAAGCCCAATACGCTGTTTCTGGAATGCTCCACCATTGATGTTGCCCAGGCCCGGCAAGCCGCGGAGCTTGCGGTGGCAGCTGGCCACCGCAGCGCGGATGCCCCGGTGTCTGGCGGCGTAGTAGGCGCCGAAGCGGGGACCTTGACCTTCATGCTCGGCGCGCAGGGCGAGGATTTGGAAGAGATCACCGCGGTCCTTGAGCACATGGGCAAGAGGATCGTGCACTGCGGTGGTTATGGCGCAGGCCAGGCGGCCAAGGTCTGCAACAACATGCTGTTGGGCATCTCCATGATCGGGGCGGCCGAGGCTTTTGTGCTCGGCGAACGATTGGGCCTGGAGCATCAGGCGCTCTATGACGTGATTTCCTCGGCTTCGGGCCAATGCTGGGCGGTGACCACCAACTGCCCGGTGCCTGGCCCGGTGCCGACCTCGCCGGCAAACCGGGATTATCAGCCAGGGTTTGCCGCGGCCCTGATGGCCAAGGATCTTGGGCTGGCGGCCAGCGCGTTGGAACATACCACCACAGATGCCCAGCTCGGTTCCCTTGCTGCTGCCCTGTATCGGAAATTCAGCGACGAGGGCAATGCGGGAACGGATTTCTCCGGCATCATCAACGCCATTCGCGATGGATCGCTATAGGAAATCCCCGGAGGCCTTGCGGAAGCGGGCAAGGATTTCGAAAAGCTCGATGGCGTCCATGCCGGAGAGCTTGCTCTGGGCGAAAAGCTGCTCGTTGAGATCGTCCCGGGCCGCGCCGAGGACCTTCTGCCCTTGAGTGGTGAGTTCCAGCAGCCGGGTGCGGCCATCGGTCGGGTGCGCAATGCGGCGCACCAGGCCGGTGGATTCCAAGCGGTCTACCGAGTTGGTCAGGCTGGTGGCGTGCACCTGGAGCAGGTCGCTGGCCTGGCTCATGGGCAGCGATCCCCGCTTGGAGAATCCCAGCAGGGCCAGGACCTCAAAACGCGCAAAGGTCAGTCCGTGCGGCTTGAGGATCGCATCGGCGCGCTGCAAGAAGATCGACGCAGTGCGCATTACCGCGGTAATCGCGGCCATGGAATCAGCTTGGGCTGTCCATCCATGTGAAATCCACTGTTCCCGGGCCTGGGCAATCGGGTCGCGTGGCAACGGAGAAGTCATTTGAATACCCCCATAAGAAGACCTAGTCCAACAATATACTTGGACTTCCTAAGGTTTGGAAGGAGAACCCCCATGGACCTATTGGGTGTGGCACAACAGCTGGGCGATCGCGAACATGAACGCCTGCTGGAAGTGAGAGAACTGGTGCAGGACAAAATCCGCAAGCAGTCCATCAGCTACTGGAACCGCGAAGAATTCCCCAAGGATCTGGTGGCACTGCTGGCGCAGCATGGATTAGCCGGAATGCAATTAGAGGAATGCTCGCACCTGCTGCGCGGCCTGATTCATGCGGAAATCGCCAGGGCGGATATCTCGCTGTCCTCGGTGGTGGGCATCCACAATGAGCTGGTGGTCGGGATGATTCATGAACTTGGGTCCCAGGAGCAGCAGGACCAATGGCTGCCCAAGCTCATGGCCTTTGAAGCTTTCGGCGCTTTTGCGCTCACCGAACCCGAGCATGGCTCTGACATCGCTGGGGGAGTGCAATGCACCGCCCGGCGCGACGGGGACGCATACGTTATTTCCGGAGCCAAGCGCTGGATCGGCATGGGGACCATAAGCGACTTCGCACTGATCTGGGCCAAGGACGAAGGCACCGGAGATCTCGGCGCGTACCTTGTGGAATCCGACCGCCCGGGCTACAGCGCCACCAAGATTGAGCATAAAATCGGGCTGCGGATCATGCAAAATGCGGACATCGCTTTTGACCAGGTGCGGATCCCGGTGGCCAACAAGCTTCCCGGGGCGAGCAGTTTTGCCTCCGCCAACGGGTTGCTGATGCAATCCCGGGCCTGGGTGGGCTGGCAGGCGGTTGGCGCGATGATGGCGACCCTGGATATCTGCCAGGCCTACGCCCTTGAGCGCCAGCAATTCGGGCAGCCCATTGCGTCCTTCCAGCTGATACAGCAGCCGCTGGCGCAGATCGCCGGCAATTTGAGCCTCTGCCTGTCGATGATGGGCGATATTGCCCGCAAGCAGGAGCGCGGAGACCTGCAGATGGTTGATGCGGCCATGGCAAAGTCCACTGCCACCCGGCTGGCACGGGAATCCGCGGCGCTGGGCAGGGCGATGATGGGCGGCAATGGCGTGGTGAGCGATTTCGAGATGGCCAAGGTGTTCTGCGACGTGGAAATCCTGCACACCTATGAAGGCACCTACGAAATCAATTCGCTCATTGTTGGGCGGGCGCTGACAGGCATCAGCGCGTTTGTGTAGCGGGCGTTGAGCGGTTCGAAAGCCAATAAAACAACTAACAAGTACTTTCCATTCTGGAAAGTACTTGTTAGTGTTGGGGTATTCGAAGGTTCGCAGGCAAAGGAGCAGGATCATGAAAGCGACGTTCAGCACTTGGTACCTCACCGCGATCATCGCGACGGGATTGG encodes:
- a CDS encoding universal stress protein — its product is MSDEAPVAAEKIEGIVVGVDGSQQSKCALRWAEREAVRRGSVLNIVSAYTIPVFAASSMDAGYSTLDDDLIRGGAEEIVRQARIDLEGSAAQIRTYIESGDPAGVLLDLSQDAELVVVGTRGRGGFVGRLLGSVSSALPAHSKCPTVVVPLCMSKEQDATGDVAADRKCIVVGVDGSDRARSAVLAAADAAMASDLTLRLICAVPPVGAALAWMPATIDQEAVLEDVRYQMGVGTKWLRSHYPELKMETDVVSGPPVEVLIRESEHAVLTVTGSRGRGGFTGMLLGSTSQGVLHHSKGPVMVVPDSEDPRLEDRKNFDTRAQDQ
- a CDS encoding NlpC/P60 family protein, which produces MATRHTLGVAASTLALAASCLAGALPASASTPATFPASVSIAAAPSTSALPTDAEIQEAKKSKDSTNAMIARIEASLASSRAELQRVETEAAEAQESLLSAGEERDQRTAEAEKAVKQLDYAKTYLAQSRKDLGAIASDIYRNGAGTSTLGLLLDDNKEGDLFYKAATIDALSEQQVQSVNTASEAEALVSAWQEYADAAQSAAEDAAANYDSAAATANSTLNTYESAVEPEKKLRNELIGHLATLQQKEEAEVRKAVEKKEAQEQEAALEEAIATEDTTEVPEEKPAAIKPLAVAEPQELEPTESDDEPTIKPKAVELETLTPTAVPKPPKAEPTKTAEPKPEPTKTAEPKPTKTAEPKPEPTKTAEPKPTKTAEPTPKPEPKPTKTAEPKPTKTAEPKPTPKPEPKPTKTAEPKPTPTPTPKPTPKPEPTKTAEPQPEPDTGRSYSAAIAWALKTADDPSKYYVYGGNGPNAFDCSSFSQRAFGQSGISLPRTSTQQFFSAPQYVSLSNLRPGDLVFSSSNGGSSFYHVAIYIGNGNVVHARNPSVGISVTPLSWVNNLYSKAARY
- a CDS encoding metallopeptidase family protein — translated: MALEMSDDEFEQLVEQAIDAIPKAAFAMMDNVIFFIEDEYSPRPGEPKNLEILGQYEGVALTERDLGWSAGALPDQITIFKNPTLRACKTREDVVREIGVTVMHEVAHHFGIDDHRLHALGWS
- a CDS encoding exodeoxyribonuclease III, which produces MKIATWNVNSLRARADRVEDWLRRTDVDVLAIQETKCKDENFPWELFENNDYEVAHFGVNQWNGVAIASRVGLEDVQRTFPGQPEFGKGGKNPIQEPRALAATCGGIRIWSLYVPNGRALDDEHMAYKLNWLNELKERSGQWLAENPEAQIALMGDWNIAPKDEDVWDIDFFLENKLTHVSAPERAAFTAFEDLGFSDVVRGYTEGQYTYWDYTQLRFPKGEGMRIDFSLTSPALTARVTAASIDREERKGKGASDHAPVIVELSD
- a CDS encoding 3-hydroxyisobutyryl-CoA hydrolase, which gives rise to MLPEILTERRGHLGLITLNRPKALNALNTQMCQIFLDALLGWRDDPDISQVAVQGSGERGLCAGGDIVAIYQDIKERTGSSENFWRIEYQLNVLINEYPKPYIALMDGIVLGGGIGISAHGSHRIVTNASKCGMPEVGIGFFPDVGGTHLLGKAPRAAGRLAALTGTKFGAADAILLGLADNYVPQEKLPSLLAALETEAAQSAIGRYAERPPQGFMHEPWVQAFDEDNLRAVLLSLQNSDAPRAHEMAEALRAACPSSVRLTSELMRQAGNDLRTDLKREFRAALHRLDDPDFAEGIRAAVIDKDRTPHWAESLPGMSHEQRTERHLGPLPGAELNYALLGASRGEKSAS
- the mmsB gene encoding 3-hydroxyisobutyrate dehydrogenase translates to MSDKPVIGFLGLGHMGLPMAINLHRAGYQLKGFDVVPAAVQAAQDAGIETVGSGAEAAVDVDIVLTMFPSGQHVLDAYAQYLLKSAKPNTLFLECSTIDVAQARQAAELAVAAGHRSADAPVSGGVVGAEAGTLTFMLGAQGEDLEEITAVLEHMGKRIVHCGGYGAGQAAKVCNNMLLGISMIGAAEAFVLGERLGLEHQALYDVISSASGQCWAVTTNCPVPGPVPTSPANRDYQPGFAAALMAKDLGLAASALEHTTTDAQLGSLAAALYRKFSDEGNAGTDFSGIINAIRDGSL
- a CDS encoding MarR family winged helix-turn-helix transcriptional regulator; this encodes MTSPLPRDPIAQAREQWISHGWTAQADSMAAITAVMRTASIFLQRADAILKPHGLTFARFEVLALLGFSKRGSLPMSQASDLLQVHATSLTNSVDRLESTGLVRRIAHPTDGRTRLLELTTQGQKVLGAARDDLNEQLFAQSKLSGMDAIELFEILARFRKASGDFL
- a CDS encoding acyl-CoA dehydrogenase family protein, producing MDLLGVAQQLGDREHERLLEVRELVQDKIRKQSISYWNREEFPKDLVALLAQHGLAGMQLEECSHLLRGLIHAEIARADISLSSVVGIHNELVVGMIHELGSQEQQDQWLPKLMAFEAFGAFALTEPEHGSDIAGGVQCTARRDGDAYVISGAKRWIGMGTISDFALIWAKDEGTGDLGAYLVESDRPGYSATKIEHKIGLRIMQNADIAFDQVRIPVANKLPGASSFASANGLLMQSRAWVGWQAVGAMMATLDICQAYALERQQFGQPIASFQLIQQPLAQIAGNLSLCLSMMGDIARKQERGDLQMVDAAMAKSTATRLARESAALGRAMMGGNGVVSDFEMAKVFCDVEILHTYEGTYEINSLIVGRALTGISAFV